The region CGATCCCATCCTGTTCAGCCCGGTAAATAGCTTCATGCTGAACTTTTTCTTCATCGATCAACTTTTGGGATTCTTCTTCGATCAAAATGATACGAGCTTCTGTTACACTGAGACTACGGATCTTCTTCTTTTTGGGCATCACATTACCCAGCATGTCCTGAAGATTCATACCCATATCATCCATACCCATGGGTCCAAAGATCTGCATCATGGGCGCAGTCACATCTTCCTGAACTTTGAGTTCAACATTCCGGTCTTCAAAGTCACCTGACATCAACTTGACCGACATTTTTTCTCGAGTGGACTGATAACGCTGAAAATCTGTTGAATCTTTTTCAGGATTGACCAAGGGCGGCAACAGCAAATCCATAATGCGATCATTGGCCAGATCAATGGCCTTTTCCCGGACAATGATTTCCTGTTCTGCCTTGACAATATTATAGCTATTATCAACCAGATCACGAATCATGGAGTCCACATCGCGACCCACATAACCTACTTCAGTGAATTTTGAGGCTTCCACTTTAACAAAGGGAGCCTGGACCAGGTTGGACAGGCGACGGGCGATCTCGGTTTTGCCAACACCTGTAGAGCCGATCATGATGATGTTATTGGGAACGATCTCATCTCGGATATCGGTTGTAACCTGCTGACGTCTCCAGCGATTTCGTAGGGCGATCGCTACTGATTTCTTAGCCCCGTCCTGTCCAATGATATATTTATCCAGTTCCTGGACGATCTCTTTAGGTGTGAGTGAAAACTTGCTCATGGGTTGACTGATCTCTTATTTCAATTCTAGAATATTAATATTTTTATTGGTATAGATACAGATGTCTGCTGTGATCTCCAGCGCTTGACGTACAATTTCCTTAGGAGATCT is a window of Candidatus Neomarinimicrobiota bacterium DNA encoding:
- the hslU gene encoding ATP-dependent protease ATPase subunit HslU, yielding MSKFSLTPKEIVQELDKYIIGQDGAKKSVAIALRNRWRRQQVTTDIRDEIVPNNIIMIGSTGVGKTEIARRLSNLVQAPFVKVEASKFTEVGYVGRDVDSMIRDLVDNSYNIVKAEQEIIVREKAIDLANDRIMDLLLPPLVNPEKDSTDFQRYQSTREKMSVKLMSGDFEDRNVELKVQEDVTAPMMQIFGPMGMDDMGMNLQDMLGNVMPKKKKIRSLSVTEARIILIEEESQKLIDEEKVQHEAIYRAEQDGIVFIDEIDKIAGERHGGGPDVSRQGVQRDILPIVEGSTVKTKYGTLVTDHILFIAAGAFHMSKPSDLIPELQGRFPIRVELENLTEEDFILILTQPKSALLKQYKALVGAEDVKITFNKDAIAEIARVAFEVNESIENIGARRLHTIMSRLLEETLYDLPNSATKTIKVTKTMVTKTFKETMADQDLSKYIL